ttcttcttcttcttNNNNNNNNNNNNNNNNNNNNNNNNNNNNNNNNNNNNNNNNNNNNNNNNNNNNNNNNNNNNNNNNNNNNNNNNNNNNNNNNNNNNNNNNNNNNNNNNNNNNNNNNNNNNNNNNNNNNNNNNNNNNNNNNNNNNNNNNNNNNNNNNNNNNNNNNNNNNNNNNNNNNNNNNNNNNNNNNNNNNNNNNNNNNNNNNNNNNNNNNNNNNNNNNNNNNNNNNNNNNNNNNNNNNNNNNNNNNNNNNNNNNNNNNNNNNNNNNNNNNNNNNNNNNNNNNNNNNNNNNNNNNNNNNNNNNNNNNNNNNNNNNNNNNNNNNNNNNNNNNNNNNNNNNNNNNNNNNNNNNNNNNNNNNNNNNNNNNNNNNNNNNNNNNNNNNNNNNNNNNNNNNNNNNNNNNNNNNNNNNNNNNNNNNNNNNNNNNNNNNNNNNNNNNNNNNNNNNNNNNNNNNNNNNNNNNNNNNNNNNNNNNNNNNNNNNNNNNNNNNtctttctttctttctttctttctttctttctttctttctttctttctttctttctttctgcttttgtctgATATTGtgtcacagcagcaagaaaagtGACTAATTCAGAGACAGTTATATGGACATAACCTTCAAGAAGGTCACGCTCATGAACACACATGTCACTGGAGGTGAGAATGTTTCTGTTAGTAGGTGCTTCTGACTCAGCATTCAAAACACACAAGCCAACGGAATCCAGAGGCTATGCCAGCCTCAGATTCGCTCCACACCACTATTCAGATTTCAGAAAGAATAGACAGCCATTGAACACCTCAGTCCCACATCTCAAGTATCTTTTGTGTCTTCATGGAAGTGAAGACCAGCAAAGCTATGGATGACAGAGTCCTTTGTTTGGGGGATGTGGATCAGAGGTGAATCCTATGGAAGGCTACAAAGGCCACTTCCTTCACAACTGTTTACTTTCCATCCAGGGACCAAGGCGGGTGGAGGTAGGAACAGAGCAGGGATTTGAGTATCAGAACTGGAAGATTCCCACAGCTCTCATGAGGACTGGGAACTATGATATCATGGTAGTAGTGACTGAGACTGCATCTGGCTCTCCTAGCAGTGTTGACTGGAGGAGCCCTTCTCAGCCCAGGTTGACTGAGTTGTGTGGGGTGATTGAAGACTAGGTTCTGAAACAGACTCTCATGGCCACTAACCATAGCTAAGGACCATCTCCCAGAGAAAATGCCTCTtttgtgaatgctgggaaaggcGGAGGAGTTTGGAAACGGGAATGCCATGAGAAAAGAGTGTGGGTGGCACACAGGTATGAAAAAGGATCTGTATATGTTGGGGGAAACCTGATGTTCAAGAACTCAAGAGTATAACAAGGAAAATATGGCCCAGGCCTGAGCCATCCTCTGGGCCTGGATTATAGCAAGCAAGGACTCCTGGCAACAGTTATGTTAAGTGAAACAGAAAACCAACGGTAACTGGGAAATCCAGAGAGACTCCCTACAAGAACTCAGGGGCTTTTCCAAGCAAAGGACCCTTCCCGATTTCAAGACTACAGTCCGTACCTTGCTGTGCTCAGCCAGACACACCAATAAGCCTCTAGCATGGGGTCCTTTCTGCTCCACCAGATGGGGGCTCTGTAGTCACCCTCTGCCCATTGCTGGCCCTGGAGAAAGTTACCTCTCAGGCTGTTCTAGTATGGCTGGCACTGTTGGTGCTGAGACCTCTAGTTAAGAAGCCTGTGGAAGGCTGGGAATGGAGGAAGTGGGCTGATCCACTGGAACCCTGTATCCACTGAAGGATATCTCCTTTGTCCTCAGGTCGGACCGCATGTCAGACTCTTGGCCGTACGTTTACAAGTTCGTGGCAGATATGGTGCAGAGGTTATCGAAGTAAGACTTGATGGTGCAGGCTCCTTTGTAATGCAGGGGGCGTGTCCTGTCGGGCAGAGGACACACTTTTTGGATTTGGGAGGCACAAGAGGGAGGATCTTATGGAGGAGTCTTGGCTTGTTAAGCACGGGtgggtgtgtatgagtgtgtgtaaatgcacGAGTGTAAGGCATATGAGTGTGCACGTGTTTGAGCCCAGGGATGGAGTAGGGGGTTGATTTGGCGGCCTCCCTTTTTCAGGGGTCACATTTCCATAGGGTTCGGAATCTTTCACAAAGTTTCCTCAGCATCACTATGCCTGCTAAGGCCTCAAAGGGCAAGTGATGAGAACAGGGGAAAGAGAATTTTGTTGAGTACCTTCCTTGACATCTTGATGACATCATATCGAGGTGGTGGCCTCTCATAAACACCTGCTTCCTCCCAGTCAGGATCTGCGAGTGTCCATCATCACCTTCTCCTGTAAGGGCAACATCATCCTGCCCATCACTGGAGACAGGTACGTGTTCATGTGGAGGCTGGCTCAGGCTCGATGATTCAGTCCTCTGTGGAACTGAGGGCTTGCAGAGACCTCCACGACGGCTCCTATGAAGTCCACATTGGCTGTTGCTGTGTGCTTATGTCCTGTTAGTCTCTGCTAACTCCAGCCTGTCGGCCCCTTGAATTCTGACTTCGCTAGAACCCATAACCTTGTGCTTTCAGAAGTTCTCTTCATTCCTGCTGTCTGCCTTCCAACACTCTTGAATCTCCTCTGACCTGGCTATGACAACAcatggggtggaggaggggtggaacGGATACGTGGATCCCCTAAACAACCCTGGCTTATATAGAGCCTGTTGGTCATCCTCCAGTGGGACAGAGAGATAGCTGGGAACCAGGGGAAGGTTCTGGGATCCAGGGCAAGGCAGCTGAGACTCACTTTGGGAAGGGTGAATCCCAGGGTGGGATCACGAGCCCAAGGTATGCCTGTACACTACAGGCAGACACGCAGAGCAGGTACCCAAGAGGGAGGTGACCCACTTGTCTCCAGAGTACCAGGGAAAGGATGTTGAGGGCTTCTGGGAGGAAGAGCTTTGgatgcctggcctggaactccatatagagcaagagagacagagagaaagaggcatgGACATTTAGGATTATGGATGTGCAGAGGTCTAGGTACCCCTTGTCCAGGGCCTGGGAGAAAAGCCAGGCTCAATGAGTGAAAGAGGACATGTTCCACACCTATGAGGATGGCAGCTCTTTTTCATCTGGGAAAAGGAGCAGGGGTACTGGTCCCAAGAATCCAGGGAAAAAATGATGTGCCCTGTGGCTTAGGCTTGGAGAGACCTGAATGGGTTTGAGGTGTCAGAGAGAACACCTATGGGAAGGATTTGTGTAGAAAGCCCAGAGAGGCAGTAAGAGCTGGGCAGATGGATGGGGGCTGGGCTTAGGTTGACAGGTTGTGATTTGACTCCATTGGGCCTCCTGGATGTTACCCTCATACTGCCTAGGCTGGGCTAGGCTGGGCTAGGCTGGGCTAGGCTGGGCTAGGCTGGGCTAGGCCAGGCATAAGGTCTTCTTCAGAGCTTGACTCATGGCAAGATCTCTTTATCCCCAATAGAAAGCCACCTTAGAGTCCACTGTGAGTCGCTTGTCACATTGGATTCTCCTCAACCCCCCATTTCCTGTCCCAGAACAGCCACTAGAcccagccctgcctgccccaGTGTGTTCCATCTATTTTAACAGCACCTGACAGGCCGTGCTGCTTCTAGTCCAGAGACCAACACAGATACCTCGTGGAAAGCCCCCATGGAAGCTTTTAGGCTTCTCCGTTGAGCGCCTGTGCGGTCCACAGCTGGGCTCGTATCTAAGTTAGACTGGCTGCTGCCTTTAGCAGGCTGGAGGGGAGGAAGTCAGGTCAGGGCTCTGCAATAGGGGAGATGGGAGCTGGCCAGTAGCTCAGCAGGATGACATGGTCCCCCTGAAGCCCTACCCACTGAGTAATAGTCTGCTCCTGGGTATGGCCTTGGCATTAGGGTTTTGATCGGGGATGTGGGTCCCCATGAGAGTCCTTGGCTCTGACACTGGATGAGGACTTCTCCGGTCCCTACCCCTGTCCTAAATTGCCTGTGTACTCATGGCATCATACACAAAGAAAGGCCCAGGGAAAGCTTGAAGATGTTTTGTCACCACCCATAGTCTTCATGTCacctttatttctgattttttttttccagagaagaaaTCCTTAAGGGCATTGAAAGACTGAAGTATAGCATACCTGCGGGACATGAACTCATTTACCTAGGACTGTGGAAGGTGTGGAGGGCTGGATGGAGCTACCTGCGCTTTAAGGATCATCGGGCCATCTCACAATGActcccctttttttgttgttgtttctttgcaGGCAAATAAGCAGATAAGAAAGGTCAACTCAGGAGGTGAGCTGGCTGCACTTTAGTTGGGTGGGTCCCCACAGAGCTGGGGTGCCCTGGAAAGCCCACGTGCAGCTCCCCAGGCCTCTTCTAATGCCTTTCTGGTGCTAGGAATGACTCTGTGGTCCCTTCTCGGAGCTTCAGGCCCTTGTGAGCACAGCACTGTATTTGAGATGCTCCTGAGAAGGGTGTGTGGGTCATGCTGAGGTCTTTGCCCTACAGATGTCCCTGTGAGCAGAAAAGGGTAAGGTACAGTGACCCATGAATGACACCAGGGCTTGGTGTCCCCTTGGCTGCCAAATCTTccttttccaattctttttttctcctgacCTGTCTCTTGCACCCATGTGTCAGGCAGTACAAGGGGCAATGCATAGCCAGGACCCAGGACAGAGAGTTGTAAGCCCATAGCACTTGTCTGGAGTAGGTAGGAGCAGGGGGCGGGATGCCGAGAGTGTGAAGTCTGTTACCGAACTCTTTCTGACCTATGGTCCTGATTACCAGGCCCACTGTTACCACAGGACCTCTCTAGGACTGTGCCCAGACTTAGCACCAGCTTCTCCCACCTCACTGGGCATCCTCAGCCTCAAGGATAGGCTGAGTAGAGATTGGGCTTCCCAGTCTATAGACTgcttcttggagctggagagatggctcagcagttaagaacactggttgttctttcagaagtcttgagttcaattcccaacaaccacatgtgGTTCATAATCATCCATgttgggatctgataccctcttctggtttaAAGGTGTACatacagatagagcactcatacaaaGACTACTCCTGACCCTTCTACCTCCTAATCTGTAGAACAGGTAGTGAAAAAAGTTTCTTCTCACTCTAGGGTCACTGATTGGTGGGTTCTGGGTCTGGCTTCCTGAGCCAAGTAACTTAGGGATTGAGGGAACTGGGCCTATGTTGGATAGTGCTGGGTTTGATAGCCTGGAAGGGGGGCCCCGACGGTTCTGCAGGCCTCTCCTGGGACCTCAAATACCAAGTCACTTGCTTTCCTGCAGATGTCCAGCGTCCCAGCATGATCATCTCCTTACTCAACAGTCCTCTGGGCGATGACATCTATAAGTTTTCGATGGAAGAGGTGAGCCCAGCCGTCTTCAACTGCATCTCTTGCATGCTGTATACTTTGGTGGCTTATTTGTAACTCCTGTCTTTCTCTTAGGCTGATGATGCTCGGAAAATGGGAGTGTCTGTTTACTGTGTGGGTGTGGGCCACTCTGACAAAAATCAGGTAACAGTTTGAGCCCCAGTTAAAGCAAGCCCTTGCAAAGGTAGTCATCATCAACCCCGGTGGTATAGGCAACAGGTGCTCACTGAAGCAGTATGCAGTGACAAACATGGCTGAGACTCTTCCCCCAGGTAGGGTGAGAAGAGAGCTTGCTGTTTCAAAATCTAAGCTGTGGCCAGGAGCCAGTGTCTGAGCTAAGACTGAATCAAAAGATTCACGACTAGATGCTCAAGTCATGTCTCTTTTTTAGATACTGGAAATTGCAGGGAAACCAGAAAATGCATATATAGAAAAGAAAGCTGAAGACCTGAATGACCTCATTTTCCCTGTGAGTGCAATGGGTATAGGCAGAGGCGTGCCATCTCGCAGGATTCCTGCAGCTTACTTTTCTAACCTTGTTTACTGTTCTCTATGTTCCAGATAGCTTCCAAGGCCTGTCCATCTCTTCAAGCTTCAGATACACGCATTATATGTATCAGAGGTAAGGGCTGAGGGTACCATTGTTGGCAGACAAATGTATTGTGTGCAAATGCATGAGGTTTGTGATGTGGGGGTCATATGCATGCAATGAGTATGTGCAGTTTCTGGATGGCATGTAaagttttgtgtgcatgtggtttaTATGGGTatatattctgtgtgcatgtgttttgtgcGGTTGTTattgtatgtctatatgtatagATTTTTGTGTTATACATATGGTTCATGATATGTATATTTGGATGTGTTGTGTGTACAAGGACTTTATGCGTGTTGGAGTATGGGTAGgtgaggtatgtgtgtatgtgggggtaaCTTTGATTTGGGTTTAATGGAATGCACATTTGGAAGGTATATGCTATGATGGCATAGCAGTATGTGTATAATTTCTGCTGATTTATCTCATGACAAAAGTGTAATTGGTGAACTAGAAAAAGGGCACAAAACTCTCATTGAAGCCCAGATGTAGCTACCGGTAAACCCAGAGAAGCTTGGTTCCTTCCAGAAAAGCCAAGCATTCAACACTCACAAAATGGCGATCACATTgaggaatgaagagaaagaattgGGAACAAAAGGATATCCACGATGTTACTAGAAGCATGAGGGACTCTTACTGTCTACAAAAATAGCTATGCTCACCTCAGCACTGAAATAGTAGATGCCTGACCCCAAGGACTGGAGTGGACAGGGTGGCATCTATCCATTCTAGCCCCCCCCCAGGTCAGTTTACAGAGGTCACACCTTGGTATAATCTTGGGAGATGGCTGCCCCTCTTTGTCAGGATCATGGTACATCCAGGCTTGGTCTCTACAAAGCTGGCATTTGTGTTCTGCAAAGGAAGACAGGACAAGGAAGtctggctctgcttccttcagtcTAGGCAGGTGGATCCTGACATCTGTGTCTTCCCAGGGAGCCCCAAGGCTCTAGACGTGGACAGACAGGACTATGATCATGGCTGAGCCCTGCTCTCTGTGACAATCAGCCTAAGTCAAAGAGGGGCTACAGTGTATCCTCTAATGGAAAGAAATGGCATGCACAGGCTGTCCTTCAGATTAGACACAATggatagaaagaaagatgacGGGGCTAGAAGACGGTAGGTGCTAAAGACAGAACCTGAGCCTCGTATTTCTATTCTCGTACTTGGCTCTATTCTGCCCCTTGTCCTTCCTTATGCTGTGTAAAAGAGAGGGGACAGCTgtgtggagaagggaagggaagaagctgCCTTCCATACAGgctctcttctgcttctggatAAAGAAGCCCAGCCATGCAACCTTCCTGCATGTTTCTGATTGTCCCGTGGTGTCTAGCCTTGCTGTCTGGGCATCTGAGGCAAACCCCAGAAGAAAGCATGAGTTGTCTCCAATGAGATAGGTGCCTCCAGACATCAGTTCAACCACAGAGCTGAGAAATTGTCGGTCATCTTGTGTGAACTTGGCGCATACGGAGTGCCTGCTGTTTGGAGGGAAGCCCAAGGCAGGATGCTGCACCCCAAACAAAGCAGAGTGGGCCATTTGAGTCAGCCTATGTTCCAGGGGTGTGAAGAGGGAGGCGCATCCTTGGGCCGCTACCTTTGGGTATCTATCTGTGCACTTCACAGTGTACCCTGTGCAAGGAAGGGTACAGGGATCAGCTGTCTGGGCCCTGAGGCAGCTGAGCAAAGGCTTGGGCTGAGGGAATTCTACCTGGCTCTTGTGGTAACAGCCAGCCTGCTGCCTACTCTTTGTCTCCTGTATGTGAGCATCAGTGTCCATGAGCAGCTACTCCACTGTGAGGAAGGGTCTGCCAACAAGTGGGAACCAATACGAATGCTGGTTCACAGACAAATTCTCCCTTGTTGGAGGTCACCTGGAAATTCCATTTTAAGAAGGGGAGAGCCCTGAAAAGGTAGATTAAGAACGAAGCATCCAGATCTCCTCACAGTGTGAACATTGTCCTTACAGAATCAAATCCAGTCATACTTCGTGGATATGGCTTTGACTTTGCCATGCGTAAAGAGGAGGTTATTTGCAGGTTCCATTTCCACGACATAAATAAAAGTTTCCAAGGTAAGTGGAGTCACTTCTCTCGGTCAAGTCTCCCCGCCTTGGTTGACTGTCCTGCTGGAAGTGGAAAGTGTGTAGAAACGAAAAGAAGCCCTGACTGAGACACCTGGGACATCCCCTCCTTCATTGGCACTTTGCCAGTATTCCTTTAACCCTATTTTATACCAGAAAACATATgttatattctttattctttgccCTACATTCACCCAATTCTTATACGTTCTTGTTATGGGACAATCTTTCAatttattcctaattttctgttatttcttaTACCTCTTTAAACTTCTGCTATCTCCCTAGACCTCATTCCCTCTCCAGTGCCTGTCCTGCTTTGCTTTGTTATTGTTACACATATAAAGACAGGACCTGCTGGATCCACCATTGTTGCCTGTGCTTGACTCCGGGGCTGGGCCATCCTCATTGGATAATCATGGAGGGCTCTGCCCTGGGGAGACTTCTTCACCCTCCCACTCTCAGAACTCCTTAGTGGCCTATAGATTTTTGCCTTGGGtggcagtctttttttcttttctgttttcaggttTTCTCATTATTGGGAAATTtgaccccccccttttttttttttgctaatctcacactattttcttcttccttgtccaTAGTTTTTTCCTTCACTCCTCTACTTAACTTAAAaactccctttctcctctttNNNNNNNNNNNNNNNNNNNNNNNNNNNNNNNNNNNNNNNNNNNNNNNNNNNNNNNNNNNNNNNNNNNNNNNNNNNNNNNNNNNNNNNNNNNNNNNNNNNNNNNNNNNNNNNNNNNNNNNNNNNNNNNNNNNNNNNNNNNNNNNNNNNNNNNNNNNNNNNNNNNNNNNNNNNNNNNNNNNNNNNNNNNNNNNNNNNNNNNNNNNNNNNNNNNNNNNNNNNNNNNNNNNNNNNNNNNNNNNNNNNNNNNNNNNNNNNNNgagagagagagagagagagggaagagatgcTTGCTCATGCACACTTAGCTTATGATAGGGAAAGTTGATCTCAGTCCCCAGTGGGTGAGCCCTGAGAAGCAAGGGTTCTTGCTGCTTGCTTCTACTAGGCACAAAAGTGCTGTTTGGTGCTGGGGTGCTGGGCAGAGTTGGGGCCTACAGGATGTCTTTGGGTTGAAGGAGGTAGAGATGAGATTGCAACAATGGTGGACGGACACATTCATTGGCaacttttgtcattttcttttagatGTAAAAGCCATCAATTTAACCAAGACTACTGTTACTTGTCCTGGACCAATCGTGGAAGAACCAGGAAAGTAAGTGCTCCTTGTTGGAGGGAGGAGGTCAGTGGTCAGTATTGACCAGTGTAGTGTGGGATATAAGGTGTGGCAGAGCACCTGTCTGCCTGCAGGTGGGCTCCAGTACCCTCCCACCTGGCCTTGTTGGTGGTCCCTCGTGGTGCTGAGTGGTGCACAATGCCCAGGCTCTACTGAGGGCAGGATTCAGGAGGTGATGGAACTGACAGCCAGAACATGTTCTCTGACCATCTTTCGGGGGCAAGCCAGCCTGATGGTACTATGTACACCTCCCTAATGCCTTAGCTTTGTGATGCAGCTGCCTCTCATGGTCTAATCTGCAGCTCTTCACTGTCATTGCAGAGGCTCAGTCCTACCTTCCTCTGGAAATGAGCTCTCTTTGCCCACAAGTTCACTCTCCAGCAGTTCAGAGTGTCTGCAATTTAGGCTAGCCCATGAGAAGAACTGGGATTATTTCTTCAGTCAAGCTCAAGGTCCTTGTTACCAGGCTGTTTCTAAGTGTCTGTCTCTGTATTAGAGTGATCTATATTCTACTCAGCTTGGACAATGGAAGGAACTTCCTGAATAACAACAATGCATTCGTTGCAAGCAAGCTATGTGTGAGTACCATGGTTGGGCTGTGATCCCATCTATGCAGATCCTCTGGCTGGTGCAGATCTACCCTGTAGGTCAGAGGGGCAGAGAAGGGGTGCTTCCAGGCAGACCCCAAGGGCAGCTTGTATACCCAAGCAACTTAGGTGACCCAGCCCAGTTTCCAGAAGGGCCAGTGAGGCATGTATCAAGCTGTCTGCCAGGGCCTGCCCATGATGTCTAGGGCAGGTGGCCTTTCCACGTGGGTGTGTCCCAGGTTCAGGAATCCAGATGTTCACTATTGCCCTCAGGGTGGGTGTGGTAAAGAATGGGAGCCCTGGACACTAATGTGGCCCCAAACATACTTTAGACCCCCTGTCCTCAATCATATTTGGTGGCACCAAAGTCCAGTGCAGTGTGACCAGAGTGTGTCCAGGAAAAGGTTGTTTCGCTCGGCTTGTAAGAAACCCACAGATTTGAGTGGCATCTCTGGGTTTCCCTGGCTCATCCCTCATATCCACACATAGGCTGAGAGAGTGAATTCAGATTTCCGCTCTTTAGGCTCTTGCCCACTAACATCCCCAGACCTAAATGCAGAGGCAGAGAAGCTCTGTGTCTTCAGCTCCCAGCAGCAGCTACTGTTGTATCTCCCACGTGTTCTCTGCTTTCAGTCAGGCAACCACAGGGTCCAGGCACCTCCACTCAGTGATTTCTGTAGCTTGCCCTTAACAAGCCTCTGACTCTGTAGGGTTGGACAGGCTGCAACCCACTCCAGAAGGTAACTGGGAGAATAGTCCCCATCCTGAAGTTCTGTGACCTGAACCTGAACCAGGACTGTGAACTCTGACCTTGCCAAGTGCCCACAAAAGTGGGCACTATTTAGGTCACAAGATGGAGATAAGAGGGAGAAGAGGTGAGTACCAGGCGGTGGAGTTATGAGGTAGGAAGAGAAATATTAGTCTTGTAGCCCCGCCCATTCCAGAGTTGCAGCCTTTCCTAGAGATTTGGTTACCCATAGCCCAGTGCACTGTCAGCTGAAGCCACCTGAAGGCCATGATCTTCAGACCACAGAGGAACCTGAACCATTCTTACCTTGGCAAGAGCCTTGGAGCAGGGCCAGAGAATTGGATCTCCTGGTTATCTATCAGTTCTGAGAAGCC
The sequence above is a segment of the Microtus ochrogaster isolate Prairie Vole_2 chromosome 6, MicOch1.0, whole genome shotgun sequence genome. Coding sequences within it:
- the LOC102000488 gene encoding anthrax toxin receptor-like yields the protein MSDSWPYVYKFVADMVQRLSNQDLRVSIITFSCKGNIILPITGDREEILKGIERLKYSIPAGHELIYLGLWKANKQIRKVNSGDVQRPSMIISLLNSPLGDDIYKFSMEEADDARKMGVSVYCVGVGHSDKNQILEIAGKPENAYIEKKAEDLNDLIFPIASKACPSLQASDTRIICIRESNPVILRGYGFDFAMRKEEVICRFHFHDINKSFQDVKAINLTKTTVTCPGPIVEEPGKVIYILLSLDNGRNFLNNNNAFVASKLCGKEPFTTTTTTTRRPTTKTTRTTTTKTTSTTTTTPATTTTPTTTTVTATTSLMTTESPTTIPLVTEELKPSGDIFIFAPILLGLLLTLLLIGCLWQLCCLPPVEEPPPPKPQPQPRKKQQPPPPVSPPAPVPPVNPSPIVIVCCCTCRGLTVSRDMEDNVTVCNFNPLSCHQLPLMWPHPSDQGRCTNFALLKALRAHRSCSPRVSLPPSQECLPLASCSQYHQFPASCSRFPSRLPSVTPPSWVPRARMSMYCTSQMPQSQD